CGTATCTCGGCTTCGACCAACCTGAACGGCAAAAACCTGCTGGACGGTTCGGCTGGTACTGTGACCCTGCAAGTTGGCGCAAACACCGGTTCGGCTAACCACATCGACCTGGTACTGAGCTCCAAGTTCGACGCCGTCAGCCTGTCGGTTGGCAGCGGCACTGTTGTACTGACTGGCGCCAGCCCTTCTGACGCTGCCGTCGCCATCGACAGCGCGATCACTGCAATCGACGCAGCTATCGCTAACATCGGTGCAACCCGCGCCAGCCTGGGTGCTTCGCAAAACCGTTTGACCAGCACCATCCAGAACCTGCAGAACATCACTGAAAACACTACCGCTGCTCAGGGTCGTGTACAGGACACCGACTTCGCCGCTGAAACTGCTAACCTGACCAAGCAGCAGACTCTGCAGCAAGCTTCGACCTCCGTACTGGCTCAAGCCAACCAACTGCCTTCCGCTGTACTGAAGCTGCTTCAGTAATTTCGGAATGAGTTTAAGCGGGGGAGTGCGCTTGTCGTGCTCTCTCGCTTTTTTACGTTAAGAGGTGATGGGCATGGACATGAGCGTAAAGCTTAACGTGTCTTATCCGGCTCCCAAGCCAGTGACACCGGTTGCTGACAAACCGTCAGAGCTGCCGAAAGTCCAAAAGACTGAAGCGCCGGTCGCTGCCAAGGATCAGGATTCAGACAGCGCCAAGTTGAAACTGGCGGTGCAAGAGATCGAAAAGTTCGTCCAGTCGATCAAGCGTAATCTGGAGTTCTCGATCGACGAGCATTCCGGCAAGGTCATCGTCAAGGTGATCGCGAGCGAGACGGGTGAAGTCGTTCGACAGATTCCTTCCGCCGAAGCCCTCAAACTGGCGGACAGCCTCGCCAATGCAAGTCATGTATTGTTCGACGCCAAAGTCTGATAAATGGCATGAATAGTGTTTGTTCGTTCTCAGGACGCGTGTAACGGTCAAAAGAATGGCAACAATCTGAAGGGAGATGCACATGGCAAGTCCAATTCTACCGGGTTCCGGACTGGGTTCCGGCCTGGACATCGGCGCGATCGTGACCGCGCTGGTCAACGCCGACAAGTCTGCCAAGCAGACGCAGATCGATACTGCGACCAAAACCAACAGCCTGAAGATCTCCGGTGTCGGTTCGCTGAAAAGTGCACTGGCTGCATATCAGAAAGCGATGGGCGATCTGAACAAAGCTTCGAGTCCGGCGTTTGCCGGTTTTACCGCAACGTCTGACACGCCATCGGTTGTCGGTGCTACCTCGGATAAAACCGCCGTACCGGGTACTTACAGCGTCGTCGTGAAAAACCTGGCCACCGGCTCGAAAGTTGCCAGTGCCGCCTTTGCCGGCGGGGCCGCCAGTGCCATTCCGAGTGGTACTCTGAAAATCAGTCAGAATGGCATTGATTACAATGTCGCGATTCCGGCCAATGCTACCTTGCAGTCCACGCGCGATGCGATCAACACCGCGCAGTCCAGCAATGGCATTTCCGCGAACATCGTGACTGACAGTACCGGCGCCTCGCGTCTGGTACTGAGCTCCAACAAGACGGGCGCCGGCATGGACCTGCAGGTCAGCGGTATCGCCGGTCTCGAGATCGATGGCACCCAGAAGATGGGTGACAGTCCTGCGGCAGGGGCATCCGGTGCGGTCGGTGATGTGGCCAAGGACGCTAGCCTGACCATCGACGGCCTGGCCGTTACCAGCAAGACCAATACCGTGACCGGTGCGATCAGCGGCATGACGCTTAACCTGACTGCTGCCAGTCCATTGGTCAATGGCGTCGCAACGCCAGCGACCGTTTCGGTTGCGACCAATACCGCCGGCATCCAGACATCGCTGCAATCGTTCATCGATTCCTATAACACCCTGAAGAAAACCATCGACACCTTGTCCAAGGCAACGCCGGATGCCGATGGCAATCTGACCGTTTCCGCAGCCTTCACCGGTGATGCTCTGCCGCGTTCGTTGATGGCCGATGTGCGCGCTCAATTGACCGATCCAGGGGCGGGCGGAGCGGGGCAATTGTCCGTGCTGTCGCAGATGGGCGTATTGACCGATAGCAAAACCGGTTTGCTGACGCTCGACACTGCAGTGTTCAACAAGCGTATGGAAACTCCCGGCATGGCTGGTCAGGTTCAACAACTGTTCAGCGGCACTGATGCCAAGAATGGTCTGTTGGCGCGTATGACTGCGGCGGTTGATCCGTACGTCAAGACCGGTGGACTGCTCGATCAGCGCAGCTCCAACCTGACGAATCTGACTTCGAGCCTGCAAAAGCAGCAGGCGGCGCTGGATCTGCGCGTTGCCAACCTGACGACGACATTGACCGCCAAGTACAACGCCATGGACTTGCTGGTCGGCCAGATGAAGGCAACGGCGAGCAACATCACCTCGTTCTTCAGCTCGCTGAACGCTCAGCAGTCGGCGAAGTAACAGTCAGGAACGACAAAAACCCGGCTACGCTTTATCGGCGTGCGCCGGGTTTTTGTCTTTTGATCTAAAGTTTTCCAACCGGTTGGCGATACACTGGTTATACGAGTCAACGTGGCAATGAGGTAGAACATGAACCCGATGTTAGCCCTTCGGCAGTACCAGAAAGTCGGCGCCCATGCGCAGACGTCCGAAGCGAGCCCGCACCGCCTGGTGCAAATGTTGATGGAAGGTGGCCTGGCCCGTATTGCTCAGGCCAAGGGCGCCATCGAGCGCAAGGACATCCCCGCCAAATGCACGGCGATCAGCAAAGCCATCGGCATCGTCAGTGGCTTGCGCGAAGGTCTCGATCTTGAAAACAATGCAGAAGCGCTGGCCGATCTGGATGGCCTGTACATCTACATGATGAAGCGCCTTGCCGAGGCGAATATCAGCAGCGATCCACGTGTCCTCGATGAGGTGGCCGGCTTGCTGACAACGGTCAAAGAAGGCTGGGACGCCATCGCGCCCGTGCCGGCTCCGCAATTCTGAAGGAGAGCACCATGAGTCTTGTATTGCAGCGAATTGCCGATACCCGCGAAGCGTTGGTCGGTGCATTGGCCGAGCGAAACTGGGAAGCCATTGGCGAGCTGGATCTGGCTTGCCGTTCCTGCATGGAAGACGTCATGGCGGAAGCTTCGCTGGACGAAGTAGCGTTGCGCGACAACCTCGAGGAGCTGCTATTCGTCTACAAGGAGCTTCTTGAGGTGGCGATGGGAGAGCGGCAGGCGATAGCCAACGAGATGTCGCAGATCACCCAAGCGCAAAAGGCTGCAAAGGTTTACCATCTGTTTGGTTGATTAACCGTCAGTTGAACCAGAGATGTGCGCCATAAATTTGACTGTGCACGGTTTTTTGACTTAACTAGTGGCTATTATCAGGTTTAGGGCGTCTACAGGCACATGGTGTCCTGCAAGCGTCTCGCTTGCCTTATTTTTCGGGCATTGAGTTGACTAGGGAAGTTGCTATTGCATGTGGCGTGAAACCAAAATTCTGCTGATCGATGACGATAGCGTCCGCCGCCGCGACCTGGCGGTGATTTTGAATTTTCTTGGCGAAGAAAATTTACCCTGCGGCAGCCATGACTGGCAGCAGGCTGTCGGCTCTTTGTCGTCTAGTCGTGAGGTCATTTGCGTACTGATCGGGACGGTTAATGCTCCTGGCGCGCTTTTGGGCTTGCTAAAGACACTCGCAACCTGGGATGAGTTCCTTCCGGTTTTGTTAATGGGCGATAATTCTTCCGTTGACCTGCCTGAAGACCAGCGTCGCCGCGTGTTGTCGACCCTGGAAATGCCGCCCAGCTACAGCAAATTGCTCGATTCGCTGCACCGCGCCCAGGTCTATCGCGAAATGTACGACCAGGCCCGCGAACGCGGCCGTCATCGCGAACCCAACCTTTTCCGCAGCCTTGTCGGTACCAGCCGTGCGATTCAGCACGTGCGTCAGATGATGCAGCAGGTGGCCGACACCGACGCCAGCGTGCTGATCCTCGGCGAGTCCGGCACCGGCAAGGAAGTGGTCGCGCGCAACCTGCACTACCACTCCAAGCGTCGCGACGCGCCGTTCGTGCCGGTCAACTGCGGGGCGATTCCGGCAGAGCTGCTGGAAAGCGAGCTGTTCGGCCACGAGAAGGGCGCCTTCACCGGTGCGATCACCAGCCGTGCCGGACGCTTTGAACTAGCCAACGGCGGCACGCTGTTCCTAGACGAAATCGGCGACATGCCCCTGCCGATGCAGGTCAAGCTGCTGCGCGTGCTGCAGGAACGTACATTCGAGCGCGTGGGCAGCAACAAGACCCAGAGCGTCGACGTGCGCATCATTGCCGCGACCCACAAGAATCTCGAAAGCATGATCGAGATCGGCTCGTTCCGCGAAGACCTCTACTATCGCCTGAACGTGTTCCCGATCGAGATGGCGCCGCTGCGCGAGCGCGTCGAAGATATCCCGCTGTTGATGAACGAACTGATCTCGCGCATGGAGCACGAGAAGCGCGGTTCGATCCGCTTCAACTCGGCGGCGATCATGTCGCTGTGCCGTCACGGCTGGCCGGGCAACGTCCGCGAGCTGGCCAACCTCGTCGAGCGCATGGCGATCATGCACCCGTATGGGGTGATCGGCGTGGTCGAGTTGCCGAAGAAATTCCGCTACGTTGACGATGAAGACGAGCAAATGGTCGACAGTCTGCGCAGCGATCTGGAAGAGCGCGTGGCGATCAACGGCCATACGCCGGATTTCAGCGCCAACGCACTCCTGCCGCCGGAAGGTCTCGATCTCAAGGACTACCTCGGTGGCCTGGAGCAGGGCCTGATTCAGCAGGCGCTGGACGATGCCAATGGCATTGTCGCCCGTGCCGCTGAGCGTCTGCGTATTCGTCGCACCACGCTGGTCGAGAAGATGCGCAAGTACGGTATGAGCCGGGCTGGAGGGGACGAACAGGCGGATGATTGACGCCTGTTTTTCAACTGCTTAATTTATAAGCGGTTTTTTTTAGGCACGGGTATTGCTATATCCCTCGCAACGTTCCGTTTCACTGACGGTCAGCCAAGCGAGAGAGCCCAATGCCCCAAGCCGCCCAGATCTCTTCTGCCTCCAATATCGTGGGGCAACCCTCGTCCGTAGAGCAGGCAAGTCGTCCGGGACTTGAGCAGGCCTTTCAGCTGTTCAACCAGATGTCGAGCCAGTTGACCGACTCCTACAGCCTGCTCGAAGCCCGGGTCACTGAGCTCAAGGGCGAGCTGGCGGTAGTCAGCGCCCAGCGCATGCAGGAGCTGGCGGAAAAAGAACGCCTGGCCAATCGTCTGCAAAACCTCCTCGACCTGTTGCCCGGCGGCGTGATCGTTATCGACAGCCACGGTCTGGTGCGCGAAGCCAACCCGGCCGCCATCGACCTGCTTGGCTCGCCACTCGAAGGCGAGCTCTGGCGCCATGTGATCGCACGCTGCTTCGCTCCGCGTGAAGACGACGGTCATGAAATCTCTCTTAAAAACGGTCGACGCCTGTCGATCTCCACCCGCTCGCTGGACGCCGAGCCGGGGCAGTTGGTGCTGCTCAATGACTTGACGGAAACCCGTCATCTGCAAGATCAACTGGCACGGCACGAGCGGTTGTCTTCGCTGGGGCGCATGGTTGCGTCCCTGGCGCATCAGATTCGCACGCCGCTGTCCGCCGCTTTGCTTTACGCCAGTCATCTGACTGAGCAGCAATTGCCGGTGGAAACCCAGCAGCGTTTTGCCGGCCGCCTGAAAGAGCGTCTGCACGAACTCGAACATCAAGTGCGCGACATGCTGGTGTTCGCCCGTGGTGAATTGCCCCTGACCGATCGCCTGACCCCCGATGCCTTGATGCAATCGCTGCAGGCCGCGGCGCTGACCCACGTGCAGGATCTGCCGATTCGCTGGCAGTGTGACAGCCATGTCGGTGAGCTGCTGTGCAACCGCGATACGCTGGTCGGCGCATTGCTGAATCTGATTGAAAATGCCATCCAGGCCAGCGCCGGCGAAGCGCGGCTGAAAGTGCATTGCTACACCAGAGGCAACACCCTGCGCGTGTGTGTCAGCGACAGCGGCAGCGGCATTGAGCCGACAGTTTTGGCGCGCCTCGGCGAGCCTTTTTTTACTACCAAAGTCACCGGGACCGGTCTTGGCCTGACCGTGGTCAAAGCGGTGGCGCGTGCCCATCAGGGAGAATTGACCCTGCGTTCGCGGGTCGGGCGCGGTACCTGCGTGCAGGTCAGCCTGCCGCTGTTTTCCGCTGCACAGGGAGTTGAATGATCGTCATGGGCATCAGGGTGTTGCTGGTCGAGGATGACCGTTCGTTGCGCGAAGCGCTGGCCGATACGCTGTTGCTCGCCGGCCACGATTATCACGCCGTCGGCAGCGCCGAAGAAGCGCTGACGGCCGTTGCGCAGCAAGCCTTCAGTCTGGTGGTCAGCGACGTCAACATGCCGGGCATGGACGGTCATCAATTGCTTGCCCTGCTGCGCGCGCGCCAACCGCAATTGCCGGTGCTGCTGATGACCGCCCACGGCGCGGTCGAGCGTGCGGTCGATGCGATGCGTCAAGGCGCGGCGGATTACCTGGTCAAACCGTTTGAGCCCAAGGCATTGCTTGATCTGGTGGCCCGGCATGCGCTGGGCAGCCTTGACGCTGGCGAAGCGGATGGCCCCGTCGCGGTCGAGCCGGCCAGTGCGCAGCTTCTTGAACTGGCCGCGCGGGTCGCGCGCAGTGATTCTACTGTCCTGATCTCCGGCGAGTCCGGCACCGGTAAAGAAGTATTGGCGCGCTACATTCACCAGCAATCGCGGCGGGCCAGTCAGCCATTTATCGCAATCAACTGTGCGGCGATTCCCGACAACATGCTCGAAGCGACGCTGTTCGGTCATGAGAAGGGTTCGTTCACCGGCGCTATCGCCTCGCAGGCCGGCAAGTTCGAGCAAGCGGACGGTGGCACCATTCTGCTCGATGAAATTTCCGAAATGCCGCTGGGTCTGCAAGCCAAACTGCTGCGGGTGCTGCAGGAGCGCGAAGTCGAGCGCGTGGGCGCACGCAAGCCGATCAGTCTGGATATCCGCGTGGTTGCGACCACGAACCGCGATCTGGCCGGTGAAGTGGCGGCGGGGCGCTTTCGTGAAGATCTGTTTTACCGCTTGTCGGTTTTCCCCTTGGCCTGGCGTCCACTTCGCGAGCGCACTGCCGATATCCTGCCGCTGGCGCAAAAGTTGTTGGCCAAACACGTCAATAAAATGAAGCACGCTGCGGCGAAGCTGTCCCCCGAAGCACAAGCCTGTCTGACCGAGTACCCGTGGCCGGGCAACGTGCGGGAGCTGGACAACGCCATTCAGCGCGCGCTGATTCTGCAGCAGGGCGGCTTGATCCAGCCGCAGGATTTCTGCCTGACCGGTGCGGTGACATTTGCGCCGTTGCCGGTGTCGGCACCGGTGATCCGCGAGGTAGAAATTGAGGCGGATTCCACTGGAGCACTGGGCGACGACCTGCGCCGCCGGGAGTTTCAGATGATCATCGACACCCTGCGCGCCGAGCGTGGCCGCCGCAAGGAAGCTGCCGAAAAGCTCGGCATCAGCCCCCGCACCCTGCGCTACAAACTGGCGCAAATGCGCGACGCCGGGATGGACGTCGAAGGCTATCTGTTCGCCACCTGACGGATGCTGCAAAACATTCCAGATGCTTTTCTCAGAAGGGTGCCCAGGAGCTGGCACCCTTGTTGCTAATACCTGTGTACCCGCCGAGTGAGTGTCAAAAAATTGCGGGCCGCCCAAGAGAGTAGACCATGAGCCAAGGTATTGAATTTAATCGGTTGATGATGGACATGCAGGCCATGAAAGTGGATGCCATGTCTGCGCGTAAATCGACTGCCGCTGTCCCTGAAATTGCCGGCAGCAGCTTTTCCGACATGCTCGGTCAGGCGATCAATAAAGTCAGCGATACCCAGCAGGCGTCGACTCAACTGGCCAACGCTTTCGAGATCGGCAAGAGCGGTGTCGACCTGACCGACGTGATGATCGCATCGCAAAAAGCCAGCGTGTCGTTCCAGGCTCTGACCCAGGTGCGCAACAAGCTGGTCCAGGCATACCAAGACATCATGCAGATGCCGGTTTAAGGGCGAAATAAGTCATGGCAGAAGCAGTCGCTGATAACGTTCCGGCCAAGGCCACCCCGATCGACGGCAAACCGCCGCTGTTCGGCCTGTCCTTTCTGGAAAACCTTTCCCAGATGACCGTGCTGCGTCAGGTCGGCCTGTTGGTCGGTCTG
This genomic interval from Pseudomonas koreensis contains the following:
- the fliS gene encoding flagellar export chaperone FliS, with product MNPMLALRQYQKVGAHAQTSEASPHRLVQMLMEGGLARIAQAKGAIERKDIPAKCTAISKAIGIVSGLREGLDLENNAEALADLDGLYIYMMKRLAEANISSDPRVLDEVAGLLTTVKEGWDAIAPVPAPQF
- the fliD gene encoding flagellar filament capping protein FliD, translated to MASPILPGSGLGSGLDIGAIVTALVNADKSAKQTQIDTATKTNSLKISGVGSLKSALAAYQKAMGDLNKASSPAFAGFTATSDTPSVVGATSDKTAVPGTYSVVVKNLATGSKVASAAFAGGAASAIPSGTLKISQNGIDYNVAIPANATLQSTRDAINTAQSSNGISANIVTDSTGASRLVLSSNKTGAGMDLQVSGIAGLEIDGTQKMGDSPAAGASGAVGDVAKDASLTIDGLAVTSKTNTVTGAISGMTLNLTAASPLVNGVATPATVSVATNTAGIQTSLQSFIDSYNTLKKTIDTLSKATPDADGNLTVSAAFTGDALPRSLMADVRAQLTDPGAGGAGQLSVLSQMGVLTDSKTGLLTLDTAVFNKRMETPGMAGQVQQLFSGTDAKNGLLARMTAAVDPYVKTGGLLDQRSSNLTNLTSSLQKQQAALDLRVANLTTTLTAKYNAMDLLVGQMKATASNITSFFSSLNAQQSAK
- a CDS encoding flagellin domain-containing protein, which produces MALTVNTNTTSLNVQKNLNRASDALSTSMQRLSSGLKINSAKDDAAGLQISNRMSSQIRGNTQAIQNANDGISVAQTAEGALQATTDILQRMRELAVKARNGTNGTADQTATNAEFAQMSDEITRISASTNLNGKNLLDGSAGTVTLQVGANTGSANHIDLVLSSKFDAVSLSVGSGTVVLTGASPSDAAVAIDSAITAIDAAIANIGATRASLGASQNRLTSTIQNLQNITENTTAAQGRVQDTDFAAETANLTKQQTLQQASTSVLAQANQLPSAVLKLLQ
- a CDS encoding sigma-54-dependent transcriptional regulator, encoding MGIRVLLVEDDRSLREALADTLLLAGHDYHAVGSAEEALTAVAQQAFSLVVSDVNMPGMDGHQLLALLRARQPQLPVLLMTAHGAVERAVDAMRQGAADYLVKPFEPKALLDLVARHALGSLDAGEADGPVAVEPASAQLLELAARVARSDSTVLISGESGTGKEVLARYIHQQSRRASQPFIAINCAAIPDNMLEATLFGHEKGSFTGAIASQAGKFEQADGGTILLDEISEMPLGLQAKLLRVLQEREVERVGARKPISLDIRVVATTNRDLAGEVAAGRFREDLFYRLSVFPLAWRPLRERTADILPLAQKLLAKHVNKMKHAAAKLSPEAQACLTEYPWPGNVRELDNAIQRALILQQGGLIQPQDFCLTGAVTFAPLPVSAPVIREVEIEADSTGALGDDLRRREFQMIIDTLRAERGRRKEAAEKLGISPRTLRYKLAQMRDAGMDVEGYLFAT
- a CDS encoding flagellar protein FlaG, with protein sequence MDMSVKLNVSYPAPKPVTPVADKPSELPKVQKTEAPVAAKDQDSDSAKLKLAVQEIEKFVQSIKRNLEFSIDEHSGKVIVKVIASETGEVVRQIPSAEALKLADSLANASHVLFDAKV
- a CDS encoding sigma-54 dependent transcriptional regulator, which codes for MWRETKILLIDDDSVRRRDLAVILNFLGEENLPCGSHDWQQAVGSLSSSREVICVLIGTVNAPGALLGLLKTLATWDEFLPVLLMGDNSSVDLPEDQRRRVLSTLEMPPSYSKLLDSLHRAQVYREMYDQARERGRHREPNLFRSLVGTSRAIQHVRQMMQQVADTDASVLILGESGTGKEVVARNLHYHSKRRDAPFVPVNCGAIPAELLESELFGHEKGAFTGAITSRAGRFELANGGTLFLDEIGDMPLPMQVKLLRVLQERTFERVGSNKTQSVDVRIIAATHKNLESMIEIGSFREDLYYRLNVFPIEMAPLRERVEDIPLLMNELISRMEHEKRGSIRFNSAAIMSLCRHGWPGNVRELANLVERMAIMHPYGVIGVVELPKKFRYVDDEDEQMVDSLRSDLEERVAINGHTPDFSANALLPPEGLDLKDYLGGLEQGLIQQALDDANGIVARAAERLRIRRTTLVEKMRKYGMSRAGGDEQADD
- a CDS encoding sensor histidine kinase; the encoded protein is MPQAAQISSASNIVGQPSSVEQASRPGLEQAFQLFNQMSSQLTDSYSLLEARVTELKGELAVVSAQRMQELAEKERLANRLQNLLDLLPGGVIVIDSHGLVREANPAAIDLLGSPLEGELWRHVIARCFAPREDDGHEISLKNGRRLSISTRSLDAEPGQLVLLNDLTETRHLQDQLARHERLSSLGRMVASLAHQIRTPLSAALLYASHLTEQQLPVETQQRFAGRLKERLHELEHQVRDMLVFARGELPLTDRLTPDALMQSLQAAALTHVQDLPIRWQCDSHVGELLCNRDTLVGALLNLIENAIQASAGEARLKVHCYTRGNTLRVCVSDSGSGIEPTVLARLGEPFFTTKVTGTGLGLTVVKAVARAHQGELTLRSRVGRGTCVQVSLPLFSAAQGVE
- the fliE gene encoding flagellar hook-basal body complex protein FliE; its protein translation is MSQGIEFNRLMMDMQAMKVDAMSARKSTAAVPEIAGSSFSDMLGQAINKVSDTQQASTQLANAFEIGKSGVDLTDVMIASQKASVSFQALTQVRNKLVQAYQDIMQMPV